The Melitaea cinxia chromosome 9, ilMelCinx1.1, whole genome shotgun sequence DNA segment ttttaacaagttgtttccaaaaatgttatagctggtgtctgccacttgagatcttggaaaataatgggtaaataactgtttccgtcagtcgcccattatttttgaggttttcgctgacaatatttgcagaaaaacaccttaacaattttttgacgaTTCTCGATTTATTGGTGTGGCCCCAGGCGAAAGTATGCTGTCGGACATATGGTGTCCGTCATGGCATCCAACGTGTTAAAAAAACAGTACTATATTGGTACTAAGTGAGTTTCTGGCAATCTTATTAgctttagttaatttataagaaatacTCACTTGCACTATTTGTGGCTTAAAGTCATCCTGTTTTATGACAGTAGTTTGTTGCTGTTGTtgttgctgctgctgctgctgctgctgttgttgttgttgttgttgctgtTGCTGCTGTtgttgctgctgctgctgctgctgctgttgTTGCTGTTGCtgttgctgctgctgctgctgctgctgttgTTGTTGCTGTTGTTGCTGCTGCTGCTGTTGAGCCTGTTGTTGCTGTTGACTTTGTTGATTTTGTGAAGTACTAAGACAATGCCTCGTCATTTTACAATGCTCCTGTAATTCCGTCTTACATTTGAATGCATCCCCGCACTCTATACATGCTACCACACCTTCTCCAGTGTGAATtctagtaacaaaaaaaaattaattaaatattcttattcTATTAAGTTAACTTACAATTATTGTAAGCCAAagttttcataaattatatgttaACAATCACATCAAGGCAACTCACTTCATATGGGCTACAAGTGTTCTTTTCTGCAAGAACTCTTTGCCACACACTGGACATGCGTGTGGTACTCGACCATGCACTCTTCCGTGATTCACGAGTTGAAACTTTCTAGCGAATGCTACACCGCAGTCAGGACATACAAATGGGGAAAGCGAACCATGAAATCGACTATGCATGACGAGATGTTCCTGTAATAGacaaattgttatatttaatattttgagttcTTAAATAGTTGATTTTGAATTCTTATACTAAGGGGTAGACAATTTGTCCACgctatatagatatatacgCTTAAGATTCTAAATCTttctttttgattttcatttggTGTAAAAATTTACCTATACCTATACCCTACCCCATATATACCTATATCCCAATAACCTTGAAACTGAAGCTGTCATATTATGGTAGCTttcgttttcttttatttctttagcttttccttttcttacatTAACTCAACTATGAACTTGATGTACGTAATTTTTCTTAATTAGGATATATCCTGTGTTAGGTTTATTACAAATGGAATGAGGTTACTGGAATTTATTATTCAGATTCTTTTTCAAATAGAACTATGTCTATTGAATCCAGTAGTATAATACTTAATGTAgcattacttaaaataatgtacaaaCATTCTAATCAAACTCGTCAtcgtcatttttaaattaaaattacttttatatatatgtttatctgAATACCTTTTGTGCAAAGCTTTCTCCACAATCAGTGCAAACATAGGGCCGCTCGCCAGCATGGTACTTGCTGTGTGTCACAAGATGCCTCTTGAGGGGGAAACCACGGCCACACTCACCACAGACAAAAGGACGGTCACGACTGTGCACCTGGTCGaattatagatattaatatgtatatcagTAGTTTATATTGACTATAAGctataatgcaaaaaaaaaaaaatcattaaatatcaCAAGGAGGGGGATGTAATAAGACATTATGTGTACTGTTCGTAATTTAGTCTGTAGggtgtttaagttttttttgagAATGAGGTAATGATTATAGCTTTGAAATTTCTAGCAactttttagtaattattgattttttagaCTTTCAGTTTGAACTACTTACTCTTGAATGTGTTACAAGATGGTGTTTGAGTGTGAATGCCATCTTACACTCATGACACCTGTAGGGTCGAGCAGCTGAATGAAGCAGTAAGTGAGTGTTCAAACAATGTTTTCTTGCAAATGCTTTGCCACAATGTCCACACACATGAGGTCTTTCACCtggaaattgaaaaaattataaaaaatattattacattgtgTAACTTATTGCTTAAAAcgagctaatctcaggaactactagttcaaataaaaatagatttgtgtttgatagtccatttaccaaggaaggctataagCTATACAATAtatagactatataatattttagtaagtttttattACTCAAATTAGCATGTGTTAAGCCTCGGAGCATAGCTGCTCCATGTATGTAAAGTACTTTTTATGTTCATTCAGGCTATTAGTTACCTAAACACAAACATTATAGAagttttaacataatatagCAGTGAAAGCATACATACTTATAAACTAATATCTTAAGAATAAACTTGGAATAGCATATGGATGTTCACAATGACAGTAATAGTGACAAATGTTCTATTAAAGCTTTTGGCTAtgcataaattacgtcacacgaatTTTACGATTTTGACCCCTCTCTCGTCCTTTTCACAGATGGTCACATTTATAAGACCCTAGTAAGTGGGGACTTAGTATGATGTCACATTTTGTGCAACTTCAcacacaaatttttatttataactatgcCGGCACACAGAGGTATGATTCACCTGATGGTGAGTTATTACCGTAGTATTAGAAACTTTCCCACGACCCGACGCCTTTACGGAGCGACGTCATAAGATGGAACGCAAAGTAAATTATAGATATTTGCAACACAtaaagcatcacaagcgcatcACTGATCCTATCCACAATTCCCccgaggagctctggtcaccttactcaccaacaagaacacaatactattatttagctgtgatcttctatgaggttaaggtacttccccagtcaggttgctccatatttttttacaatccagtttattattacttattttttgaaatgtaaTGTCACAACATTGTTGAACCCTCCCCACCACTTGTCATACAATATCACACTTTTTTGACCCCTACACTCCCTTAATGTGTGacataatttatgaaatttttttttttttttcctttattttagGCCTGCGATCAGTCGCCTAGACTATAATCAGGTGTGTTGCAAGAGATTAGTGTTTCGAGAGATAGAGCCACTGCTCCATCTCCCCTTAGTAAAGCAGCACATCGGCTCTCTTGAGTCTTCTAATTGGATTTGGTTGCAGAAGCATACTGGATAACGGGTTAGGATGAGTTGTCAAGCGGTTCTTGTAATTGGCTGAATATCGTTTTGCTTCATCCAAGATGGTTGGGGTTTCTAGATACTCGTGAATTTCCGAGTTGCGAGCATACCAGGGCGCCGAGGAAAGTACCCTTAGAATATTGTTTTGGGCTCTCTGCAGGCACATAACGTTGGATTTGCTGGCTGTCGACCACAGTTGGATTCCATATGTCCAAATCGGTTTTATTATGGAACAATATACCCTGAGCTTGTTGGATAAGGATAAGGCAGACTGTCTACCGAGGAGCCAGAGCAAATCTTAGATTGATTTCATTGCGCTTCGTTTTTATATGATCTTTCCATGTCATCCTCCGGTCCAGGTGAAACCCTAGGTATTTGACGCAGGTTGATTGCGGCAATGTGTCTGGGCCTAGGTTGACCGGGGGGCATGTTTCACGTCTTAGGGTAAATGTGATGTGGTGAGACTTTGGAGCGCTTGCTTTTATGCGCCACTTAGTCAACCAAGCATTGGTGGCATTGAGCTGGCTTTGCAACAATCTGCTCGCTTCGTTTGGATCACGATCACAACTGAGGAAGGCCGCATCATCGGCAAAAGTTGCAACAGCTATGTCAGATGACTGGGGTAAGTCACTAGTAAATATGTTGTAAAGGATCGGACCAAGTACAGATCCCTGGGGTACACCGGCTGTGCAGCTATGAAGGGAAGATCTTGCGTCTCGGAGCTTGACTTGGAACTTTCTGTCGCTGAGATAAGATTCCATCAGCAGGTAGTAGGAATGTGGAaggtactttttaattttatagagaAGTCCTTTATGCCAAACCCGATCAAAGGCCTGTTGTACGTCGAGAAAGGCAGCCGAGCAGTACTCTCTCCTTTCCAGACATTGTCTTATTGTAGAATAGACTCTATGTACCTGCTCTATTGTTGAGTGGTGTTTCCGAAAACCAAATTGGTGGTTAGGTTAGCATCACAAGCGCATCACAGCGCGTTACATGTTCCATATCTAGGCAAGGAGATAATCGTGCAAGGACGATCCTTTCCCACAATTTTGACAGCACAGGCGTAAGGCTAATAGGCCGATAAGAGGAGACTTCACTAGGCGGCTTACCAGGCTTATGAATCATAACGATTTGAGATGTTTTCCAGAGTGCAGGAGCATGTGAAATTCTCAGTGTGGCATTGACAAGCATGGTCAAAAAGACAATGCACTTCTTAAGGAGCTCTTTCAGTAGCCTAGGGGTAATCAGATCAAATCCAGGTGCTTTATAGGGGTCCATTTTGGCTATTTCTCTAGTAATTTCCCTTGGTGAGGTAGGGCTTAACGGTAGGCATAGCTGCAGATCTTGCTTAAGGACTTGGTCTATTTCTGGATCTTCAGGGCCATCTGAATGGTTGGGTCTGAAGACCCCGGCTAGGTATGTAGCAAAGGCCTGAGACTTTTCTTGGTCAGTTCGAGCCCATGTATTACTAGATCTAATAGGTGGAGAACACTGTTGTGGCTGCGGGAGGAACTTTGTAGCCATAATTTATGAAATGCtcctatttttatacatttttatttactacttgaTAATACttctaaatatttctttcaattataaaaattattctatatattattacccTTTGTccaatatttagatatttacaGACCTTTTCAGTTTCATATTTCAATCAgcccaaaaatatatatatatatatttaacatatatcTGATACTCACCGATAATTAATTACAGGtttgaaaaaatactttaatcaCAAAATACCTGTATGTACTCTTGCATGCGTGGTAAGGTGGTGTTTCAACAAGAATGACTTGCCACATTCATCACATGAATATGGCCTCTCTTTCATAGGAGGTACCACTGCTGTCATCACTGTGTTGGTCATCATGTCAGTTTGGGAATAAACGGTCtgctaaaataattaataagaaaattgatttaacaaaagtatttttaagtataaatattagaaacaaaAGCAATTTAATTGAGACTAaaactacttatattttaaaatacttgtaAAACCACTTAACGTCTTTGATCTAAATATTATAACTGACATCTGAATAGAGACATTTTAAGACaattcattgatttttttttttttgtttttttttaattattgattttttattcttattatttagcATGGGACGTTCTCCGACCCATtggaccgacaatctacgtaagattccaggtgtaggctggatgaggatcgcagaaaaccgggatgtctggcgcgaacctgtagaggcctatgttcagcagtggactgtaatagactgaactgactgactgattgactgacATTGATTTACAAtagtgtattttaaattaagattaaaattcTTCTAGACCAAAGACAAAGACTGCTACTATTGACAATACTATTATTACAGTTTgaacgacacgttggcgcagcggtcataacactgactgttgcgctggcagtcgcgggttcgattcccgctcacgacagacatttgtatcggccatatagatgtttgtcggggtctggcgttgtgcttgtgtattgtgtgttaccagacctccgacacaggagaaaatcctactgggggccgttgagtgcgaagcgtttattattattactaactgactcggcaaacgttgtcttgccgctaaacgctatttaaaaataggggttggtggtagaagggtgaaaatttaggcttgtatgtatttttcaacgccaaatcataataaaataaaaaataaataatttatcaaaaaattgaaaaaaaaaaattggggtgaacaacccttaacatttagggggatgaaaagtagatgttgttcgattctcagacctacccaatatgcacaaaaaattccatgagaattggtcaagccatttcagaagagtttaactacaaacaccgcaacatgagaattttatatattagattattattcgGGTTTCTGTGCTATGTgataaattaaacttaaaatatttattatgagcTACTACTATTTCCAATGTTCTTTTATAACTTTGATAAAACAAACTTCCACTTATAGTTACTATACTAAAGATGAACTAAATAAAAAGTTCAATAGAAACATAGGAATCAGatacacatataaattattctgtagattttttttgtaatctcaTAAAATGGTGATTAACATGACAAAACACACAACTTTTTCAGTTTTATGGTATTGGTACACAATAATCAATCTCTACTATATAATACTGTAGATTTTATTTGGTTGAAGGCCTTAAGTTCAGGAACTActagttcaaattgaaaaattcatttTCATCTTCGACATCACCAATAGGAAAAGAGCATCAAAAATGAAAACTTTTGTAAAAATggatatacttaaaaaaaataatactaaatttttatgtaaatctatGTAACACTTACTTTAGGTGAATTATTTGCTGTGCCTGGTTCCTGTTTAGTGTGTAACAGGTGGTGTTGATGAACTGTGGTCGTCGGTATTGTATCAGCTTGTGACTGTGCCGTTGCTTCAGCAAGGCTCTTTAGACTACCGTTCAGTAGAGTATGATTTAACTGTGAAGCATCAATCACTGGTGTTGTGATTCCCTGAGCTTGCAAGGCACGTTTCATTAATATTTCGTTACATTCCTCCGCAGTCAGCTGTATGGGTCCAATTGGTGTCATGAATGGTTTTGATGCTAAATTTGCTGCTgtaagaacaaataaaaaaattaaaattataatgtatttatttaactttgtattaaaatatatacactttaCATGAAATGCTTAtacaaaattctattttttaaaatggtcaatgctaattttaaaaaatttaagtcaatcaaatgataaatattttatatcaaaaaatcatttaaatagttattataagatatgtacaaagttttacTGAACAAGTTGTAAAACTTATTACAtcatcatataaatatatttcgtatTATAACTATAGATTACGGTACTATTccacacacataaaaaagtgtgtgaaTGCAATTAACACActgcagaagtgaaacttctgaaaagaaGCGTGTGAATAATTTTTCacagagaatataaaatactgctTTATGTAGTTTATCTCATTTTCTCCTCTacatttatatgtttgtttttttatcatgACGTATTTTTGTTTCATCCAGTCTCAAATCAGAacaattctaaagaagtttgacttcatATATAAAAAGACACTAAAATACActgttaaaaaagttataagtttaatcatattttactatttgtgtatataattctttataaaaacaattttaataatagttacatttgtataatttaagttattaactgttttttttttttttgtactcacTCTGTATTGTCGCAGTTTGGTTTTGTTGCGACACCCTATTTATCGTGTGCGTGGGTGcttcatttaaaacaaacataGCTCTACGTCCCCCAACTGGGGTGCCAGCAGTCACAACCCTTGTTACTTGAGTCGCTGCGTTTGTTACAGCCACTGCCACTGTTCCTACTTTATCTTGAGCTTGTGGTGTCTTATTAGACATCACAGTTAATGTTGTTTCTGGTGAGacctataaattaaaattacatatggTATTAAAAATCTGTATCTGCGTTAAATAATTTCTGTttactttttgaattaattatttacaacaaaaattaatgtagataaatatatactaaagaaaaatataaataattaaaaaaaatagttatcagtaaaaatatttaccgTATTTCCTAAGGTATAACTCAAACTGCTTGGGGTTTCAACTTCACACTTGGTAAGATCCGCGGTGCTGGTAAAACCCCACGAATACCCGAAGCCCGAGACATTATTCGGCGTTGGCATACACATTTtcacttataattatttactacatTAATTACTAAGCCAAATAACACACATGCAGTGTTTGAATAGTAAACACTCATGACAGCTTTGCCATTACGAACATGTACGTACGCTTTCACAACCACTAACACAAGTCACACAACGCACCCATCAATCATAGCGCCGAAACaactttgttaattttaaattagacaTTGCCATAGAGAATTATTGGATATTTACGAAATTAACCTACGCACCGATACACCAAAACTTGTAAAATAAAGTCATCAACTCCAAGAAAAAGGCGGCACTGGACGCTAAAGGCTAGATTGACACACACGTAATCCGAGGTTAATGACGCTTAAAACAGTCCTTTTGTTATTGTACTAAACTATGCAATCATATTTTCTaccaaaaaatcaaattaaaaaagcaattatccattatattttttgatttcatgaaaacaataatttcataGCACACACAAAAAACCGAACGCCATTTTATTGTTTATGgccgatatattttttaatgcctcATGTAGCAATGATATCACAATTTTCAgcccataataaaaaaaaaaattagaatacaggaaaaaattgtttgaaaGAAATTAACTAAAACCAGTAACCTACCTGGTACcagtaactaaaataaaacctaagttGGATAAAAGTGTTtcctattaattaattatttaacagggtaagacatttaatatttcactttatcgacGTTTTTTAGGGCTAAGAAGTACAGTGCCAGAGTAGCTCATAaattaagacaaagtaaaatttaaaaaaggactaggaatttttgaagttatactaaAAATgacaaaagtaaatttttacgatgcgtgcgcacaccgtcacgaaaaaaccgacacgttaaagttagctagtcaacaaaAAATGAGTTAGCAGCGTTAAGTTAGAATCCTCCAGAATTCACCATTTGACATTTTTAAAccgatttatatatattaatgtatgtttggggataactccgtcgtttatgagccgattttgataattcttttttctttttggatcccagagaaatcgagggaaaatctggaaaatccgcataactttttactgggtgtaccgatttagatgatttttaatttaatcgaaagccgatgtttatcatgtggttacatttaaatttcatcgagatctgataataaattttggagtaatctttaaaaatgcgtatttacttgactattttttcgtctaccaacgttgtattacttgtcaatgtatttgaagtcggtttttcttcgtttgcctggaaacaaaattatttacttacgaaatacattgtttatttgtttttaatatatccaCCACCACCATTTCAgccaatcgcagtccactgctggacatagctcTCCGTAAGTGGCAGGTGGGTtagtgaccgtagggctggctttatcgcaccgaagaagctgctgcccgtcttcagcctgtgtatttcaaaaccagcagttggatgattatcctgccatcggtcggttttttaagttccaaggtggtagtggaactatgttatcccgtcccgcctcttacgacacccacgggaagagagtttTAAATAGGTATATGTAATCATCCcattatttaggtattttaaaGGTTCATTCATAGTACttcatattttcatttcataggCAATACGTATTACGTAGAAAAAAAACGCTTAGTCTATTAACGTAGAGACAGTgtcaaagagtaaaataacttgcttaaTGCTTTCTTATGACAgtgttttgtatttgtaatc contains these protein-coding regions:
- the LOC123656161 gene encoding zinc finger protein 420; the protein is MCMPTPNNVSGFGYSWGFTSTADLTKCEVETPSSLSYTLGNTVSPETTLTVMSNKTPQAQDKVGTVAVAVTNAATQVTRVVTAGTPVGGRRAMFVLNEAPTHTINRVSQQNQTATIQSEYKKKKNTANLASKPFMTPIGPIQLTAEECNEILMKRALQAQGITTPVIDASQLNHTLLNGSLKSLAEATAQSQADTIPTTTVHQHHLLHTKQEPGTANNSPKQTVYSQTDMMTNTVMTAVVPPMKERPYSCDECGKSFLLKHHLTTHARVHTGERPHVCGHCGKAFARKHCLNTHLLLHSAARPYRCHECKMAFTLKHHLVTHSRVHSRDRPFVCGECGRGFPLKRHLVTHSKYHAGERPYVCTDCGESFAQKEHLVMHSRFHGSLSPFVCPDCGVAFARKFQLVNHGRVHGRVPHACPVCGKEFLQKRTLVAHMKIHTGEGVVACIECGDAFKCKTELQEHCKMTRHCLSTSQNQQSQQQQQAQQQQQQQQQQQQQQQQQQQQQQQQQQQQQQQQQQQQQQQQQQQQQQQQQQQQQQQQTTVIKQDDFKPQIVQVIGADGQILSEKATPGYICPECGSCFNTKFVGLQEALSLHVRLHAGDRTCVTDLCALTAALQPGLVAAAQHATHASHIQYRSVPLHDRTCVTDLCALTAALQPGLVAAAQHATHASHIQYRSVPLHDRTCVTDLCALTAALQPGLVAAAQHATHASHNQPIQIISSNPNNVVHTQNHISTPRPKLHFCVDCGKGFAAKHGLLAHHRRHPEGACTLRTHVCDQCGKAFFQKNHLMLHQRQHMDLPPRNSQAQQQATQAQQQAAQQAAQQAAQQVAQQAQQQVQQQQQQQQQQQQQQHQQVQHQNSLELDQQDHQQPTHIQVVTNRSGQVIGNQIVVGTVAGRRTLLSSPLLVSRDGKPLAAQLTHKRHVGDLKEVSGLMLSTGRGTGLIKYEISIPPPSSVVQVQQLD